One Pyrofollis japonicus DNA window includes the following coding sequences:
- a CDS encoding SDR family oxidoreductase, translating to MQTKSILNSLSDLVRGKRVLVTGSTKGIGFYAARELASLGARVAIVSRSPENVDKAVNEIREYSDYEPLGIVADLTTREGVEKAVFDAEKQLEGLDGIVFNIGNIGCEPCYLHEARYEDWVEAALRHTVAPGYLASVFARLVLEKKRKGTIIFLSSVSVKQPMPIFVLADTARAGLVQLSKSIALQYADKGLRAFTVLLGSFDTPGARKNIQKMAERLGISFEEAWKRFVLEATPLKRVAKPEELGALLAFLLSPFSDYMNGSTLVFDGVLSKCA from the coding sequence TTGCAGACGAAGTCGATACTAAATAGCCTCAGCGACCTTGTTAGAGGTAAACGTGTACTCGTTACAGGCTCGACTAAAGGTATAGGGTTCTATGCTGCAAGAGAACTGGCATCTCTCGGCGCAAGGGTCGCCATAGTTTCTAGAAGTCCCGAGAATGTTGACAAGGCCGTTAATGAGATACGGGAGTACAGTGACTATGAGCCTCTAGGTATAGTCGCAGACCTAACCACCAGGGAGGGCGTAGAGAAGGCTGTCTTTGATGCAGAGAAACAGTTGGAAGGACTTGATGGCATCGTTTTTAACATAGGTAATATCGGGTGCGAACCATGCTATCTGCATGAAGCTAGATACGAAGACTGGGTCGAAGCGGCACTGCGCCACACGGTTGCACCAGGCTATCTCGCCTCAGTCTTTGCACGCCTAGTTCTTGAGAAGAAACGCAAAGGAACCATTATATTCCTTTCATCGGTCTCCGTTAAGCAGCCCATGCCGATATTCGTGTTAGCTGACACGGCAAGGGCTGGCCTCGTTCAACTATCTAAGAGTATTGCACTACAATATGCGGATAAGGGTTTACGTGCTTTCACGGTACTCCTGGGAAGCTTCGATACACCAGGAGCAAGGAAGAATATTCAAAAAATGGCCGAAAGGCTTGGAATAAGCTTTGAAGAGGCATGGAAAAGATTCGTATTAGAAGCTACGCCTTTGAAACGAGTAGCAAAACCGGAGGAGCTTGGAGCGCTACTTGCTTTCCTCTTGTCTCCTTTCAGCGACTATATGAATGGTTCTACTCTCGTATTTGACGGAGTTTTAAGCAAATGTGCTTAA
- a CDS encoding metal ABC transporter substrate-binding protein: MQARSARLTIITLIVLAAIIAGYIFYAGHEKEAALKSSKGITILVTFHDLVDDIDQVVCEDDKVYSIAPPGVDPHTYSLSIDDIKKAKKASLIISTAHAPFELQLREKIDKSKLIEIPSIPGIRIENIAGTSTPNLHMPIYDPQNYIIFIKYVSRKLAQINPVCAQNYTANADKVIKYVEELANKAPRLNLDAVGSTPLTQYAVEWLGVRIKALLMISPEVGVTTESYSKIKEMLEGKKVDLAVIVTKDPNKCDPLTKADETLNELANKYGVKKLCVPAPFLPGSIPSKLEVIVAQAWGILQEQG; encoded by the coding sequence ATGCAAGCACGGTCTGCAAGGCTCACGATAATCACACTGATAGTGCTTGCTGCGATAATAGCTGGGTACATTTTCTACGCAGGTCATGAAAAAGAGGCGGCTCTGAAAAGCTCTAAGGGAATAACCATACTCGTTACTTTCCACGACCTAGTAGATGATATAGATCAAGTAGTTTGTGAGGACGATAAAGTTTATAGTATCGCACCACCAGGTGTTGATCCACATACTTATTCGCTTAGCATTGACGATATAAAGAAGGCTAAAAAGGCGTCATTAATAATATCAACAGCCCATGCACCCTTCGAGCTTCAGCTTCGTGAGAAAATCGATAAGTCAAAACTCATCGAAATTCCTAGTATTCCGGGTATTAGGATAGAAAATATTGCTGGTACAAGTACTCCTAACCTTCACATGCCAATATATGATCCACAGAACTATATAATTTTCATAAAATATGTTTCAAGAAAACTTGCGCAAATCAATCCTGTTTGTGCGCAAAATTATACTGCAAATGCAGATAAAGTAATAAAATATGTAGAGGAATTGGCTAATAAGGCTCCTCGGCTTAATTTAGACGCGGTTGGTTCGACTCCATTAACGCAGTATGCCGTTGAATGGCTCGGTGTGAGGATCAAAGCGCTTCTAATGATTAGCCCCGAGGTCGGGGTCACTACTGAAAGCTACTCAAAGATAAAGGAAATGCTGGAAGGTAAGAAAGTAGATCTTGCAGTAATAGTTACAAAGGATCCCAACAAATGTGATCCGTTAACGAAAGCCGATGAGACGCTTAATGAGCTTGCGAACAAATATGGTGTCAAAAAGCTATGTGTTCCTGCCCCGTTTCTCCCGGGCAGTATTCCTTCGAAATTAGAGGTTATTGTGGCCCAAGCTTGGGGAATACTCCAAGAACAAGGATGA
- a CDS encoding CopG family ribbon-helix-helix protein, producing MPRRRFGVSVPEHIANWLDKLAKRLGIDRSRLVERALESFLHEHAHYLYEHDCRGVMIAVSKDAGVDFARIVEKYRDIVVSSLHQHIDGFCLEILVVKGPSTRIAELHSDLENISKCTIRYVPFSAK from the coding sequence ATGCCTCGGCGCCGATTTGGAGTCTCGGTTCCAGAGCATATAGCTAACTGGCTTGACAAACTCGCTAAACGTTTAGGCATAGATAGGTCACGCCTTGTTGAGCGCGCACTTGAGTCGTTTCTGCATGAGCATGCGCACTACTTGTATGAGCACGATTGTCGAGGGGTGATGATCGCTGTTAGTAAAGATGCTGGAGTTGATTTTGCAAGGATTGTTGAAAAGTATCGCGATATAGTTGTCAGCTCCCTTCATCAGCATATAGATGGTTTTTGTCTCGAAATTCTAGTTGTGAAGGGCCCCTCAACTAGAATTGCTGAGCTTCACTCGGACCTTGAGAACATAAGTAAATGCACCATACGTTATGTACCGTTTTCTGCAAAGTGA
- a CDS encoding 2-oxoacid:ferredoxin oxidoreductase subunit beta yields MEPKTKAVQTFDYKTNVWVDWCPGCGDYGILTALQKALSDLQLKPWEVAIVSGIGCSGKTPHFIYANGIHTLHGRAIPFATGIKLANPDLTVIVDGGDGDLLGIGADHFVALGRRNLDITVIIHDNQVYGLTKGQASPTLPSGVKTKALPKPNLQDAVNPIALALASGYTFVARGYAMDVQHLTWLIKEAIKHPGSAVIDVLQPCVTYNDVYTTQWYRQHVYKLEESGNWDPIVRDPSERDEKLAKALIKAREWGERVPIGIFYKDETRPTLEDKIKTRIPSYRSRPPARTAIDVDGKPIITSKDLRTIFSRYLVGVKPRPNNKQNREVNT; encoded by the coding sequence ATGGAGCCTAAGACTAAAGCCGTGCAAACCTTTGATTATAAAACAAATGTGTGGGTTGACTGGTGTCCCGGATGTGGAGACTATGGAATACTTACGGCGCTACAGAAGGCTCTATCTGACCTCCAGTTAAAGCCGTGGGAAGTAGCAATAGTGTCAGGTATAGGCTGCAGCGGCAAGACACCACACTTTATCTACGCAAATGGAATACATACACTACACGGACGTGCAATACCATTTGCAACTGGAATAAAGCTCGCAAACCCAGATTTAACGGTAATCGTGGATGGCGGTGACGGAGACCTACTCGGCATCGGAGCCGACCACTTTGTTGCCCTTGGCAGAAGAAACCTAGACATAACAGTAATAATACACGATAACCAGGTCTACGGGCTAACTAAGGGCCAAGCCAGCCCAACTCTACCCAGCGGTGTTAAAACCAAGGCTCTCCCGAAGCCTAATCTCCAAGACGCAGTCAATCCAATAGCGCTTGCACTCGCCTCGGGCTACACATTTGTAGCAAGAGGCTACGCTATGGATGTACAGCATCTCACATGGCTCATAAAGGAGGCAATAAAGCATCCAGGATCAGCTGTCATCGATGTGCTCCAACCATGTGTAACATATAACGATGTCTACACCACGCAGTGGTATAGGCAGCACGTCTATAAGCTAGAAGAGAGCGGAAACTGGGATCCCATAGTAAGAGACCCCAGCGAACGCGATGAAAAACTCGCAAAAGCCCTTATAAAGGCAAGAGAATGGGGCGAAAGGGTGCCAATAGGGATATTCTACAAGGACGAAACCAGGCCTACGCTAGAAGATAAAATAAAGACCAGAATACCGTCATACCGGAGCCGGCCTCCCGCACGAACAGCTATAGATGTTGATGGGAAACCCATTATTACATCCAAGGATCTAAGAACAATATTCTCAAGATACCTTGTCGGAGTAAAACCGAGGCCTAACAACAAGCAGAATAGAGAAGTCAATACATAA
- a CDS encoding metal ABC transporter ATP-binding protein produces MLSTKLSTRPETEHFKQNIRVENVVVKYGDFIALEVERLDLRGPGLIQILGPNGAGKTTLLRTILGLIKPYRGRVEICGIDVTGNPRQAGTCTGYVPQILSTVLHYPLTPWELVFYELKLRKLLSDKAQIIEALRRVGLPESVWHKPLRNLSGGQRQRAFIARAIAYDPPILLMDEPFSAVDPAGRAELAKLVGELSESRLVIVTSHDPMLLLRYTKEIVLVNKRIVAAGLPSSVLRRDILGKVYGESIMWVERHIHISDSHISS; encoded by the coding sequence ATGCTTAGCACTAAGTTAAGCACAAGACCCGAAACAGAACACTTTAAGCAAAACATACGAGTAGAAAACGTCGTAGTTAAGTATGGGGACTTTATCGCACTTGAGGTAGAGCGCCTTGACCTTCGGGGCCCAGGTCTTATACAGATACTAGGGCCGAACGGAGCAGGCAAAACAACGCTCTTGAGAACAATTCTTGGCCTGATTAAACCCTATAGAGGCCGAGTAGAAATATGTGGAATAGATGTTACAGGTAATCCCCGGCAGGCCGGTACTTGTACCGGCTATGTTCCGCAAATACTCTCGACCGTGCTGCATTATCCGCTAACTCCTTGGGAACTTGTCTTCTATGAGTTAAAGCTTAGGAAGCTACTAAGCGATAAAGCTCAGATCATCGAGGCGCTACGTAGAGTAGGATTACCCGAAAGTGTTTGGCATAAGCCGTTACGCAACTTAAGCGGCGGGCAACGACAACGAGCCTTTATAGCACGGGCGATAGCGTATGACCCGCCGATACTGTTGATGGATGAGCCATTTTCCGCCGTAGACCCTGCTGGAAGAGCTGAACTAGCCAAGCTTGTAGGCGAACTATCAGAATCAAGGCTTGTCATAGTTACAAGTCACGACCCAATGCTCTTGTTGAGGTATACTAAGGAAATAGTCCTGGTTAACAAAAGGATTGTTGCTGCAGGTTTGCCTAGCAGCGTATTGAGAAGAGACATTTTGGGGAAAGTTTATGGCGAATCAATTATGTGGGTTGAGAGACACATACATATAAGTGATAGCCATATATCTAGTTAG
- a CDS encoding 2-oxoacid:ferredoxin oxidoreductase subunit alpha codes for MSTSLEEARIIVGGPQGSGLETAAQVLVSAYAKLGYRVYSTREYFSNIKGRHSYINIRVSSKKQPSAPREEPNIIAAIDAETVLTHFVDATKGTIIVYDKATEKTSIDKIPSMENELKQRVQSLLTKYGYPATVEGAIQYASEVLGAEPLPLNYNELLAKLAEKTGISRYLARRYLNSIPISIIALATGLDIEELREGFERRFQGRKAIIENNVELARIVYEYGEKLGIANKFRLKNPENPPAEYFVVSGNDSVAMGKVVGGLRVQTYYPITPAADESFMLEAHEDLDSYKEGFGGIIVFQTEDEIAAISSAIGAALTGARAATATSGPGFDLMVEALGWAGMNEVPVVITYYQRGGPSTGLPTRGGQQDLFSALFSGHGEFPRIILASGDHEEAFYDAIKALNWAERYQLPVIHLLDKFLANSIITMTPPNLERVNIDRGQLLDKGGPNYKRFDKSKGPISPRAVVGADETVSWYTGDEHDEYGHISEDPENRLKMHEARMKKLEIADKEIPVEERAKLYSYGSDFLLVGWGSVKGAALEALEVLAKEGLKGSFLQIRVFEPFPRDYVARILNSYPRNKIIAIEANYTSMAAKVITMNTGFIIDRFVLKWTGRPIYVGELVNAVKNILEGRSRKEVLKYGA; via the coding sequence TTGAGCACCAGCTTGGAAGAGGCAAGGATAATTGTAGGGGGGCCACAAGGCTCTGGGCTAGAGACCGCCGCACAAGTACTCGTATCGGCTTACGCAAAGCTAGGCTATAGGGTATATTCAACACGAGAGTACTTCTCCAATATCAAGGGGAGGCATAGCTACATTAACATCAGAGTATCGTCTAAAAAGCAGCCAAGCGCTCCACGCGAAGAACCAAACATAATAGCAGCCATAGATGCAGAAACTGTTCTCACCCATTTCGTTGACGCCACAAAGGGGACAATAATAGTGTATGATAAGGCTACTGAGAAAACATCTATTGACAAGATACCCAGCATGGAGAATGAGCTAAAGCAGAGGGTCCAAAGCCTATTAACGAAGTATGGATACCCGGCAACTGTCGAAGGCGCGATACAGTATGCAAGCGAGGTTTTAGGCGCCGAACCTCTGCCATTAAACTATAATGAACTACTTGCCAAGCTCGCAGAGAAGACTGGTATTTCAAGATACTTGGCGAGGAGGTACCTAAATTCTATCCCAATAAGCATTATAGCTCTAGCGACGGGTCTCGATATAGAAGAGTTGAGAGAAGGCTTTGAGAGGAGGTTTCAGGGTCGAAAAGCAATAATCGAAAACAACGTGGAGCTAGCGAGAATAGTTTACGAGTACGGCGAGAAACTGGGAATAGCTAACAAGTTTAGGCTAAAGAACCCTGAAAACCCGCCAGCAGAATACTTTGTAGTCAGCGGTAACGATAGCGTAGCTATGGGCAAGGTTGTTGGCGGTTTACGGGTTCAAACATATTACCCCATAACACCAGCCGCCGACGAGAGCTTCATGCTTGAAGCCCACGAAGACCTTGATTCTTACAAGGAGGGGTTCGGCGGCATAATTGTCTTCCAGACAGAGGACGAAATCGCGGCCATCTCTTCAGCAATAGGTGCTGCATTAACAGGCGCAAGAGCTGCAACCGCTACAAGTGGGCCAGGCTTTGACCTCATGGTTGAAGCTCTCGGATGGGCAGGTATGAACGAGGTGCCCGTAGTAATAACGTACTATCAGAGAGGGGGGCCAAGCACTGGGTTACCGACACGTGGAGGCCAGCAAGATCTCTTCTCAGCGCTCTTCAGCGGACATGGCGAGTTTCCAAGGATAATACTCGCTAGTGGGGACCACGAAGAGGCATTCTATGACGCGATTAAGGCGCTTAATTGGGCCGAACGCTACCAGTTGCCCGTAATACATTTGCTCGATAAGTTCTTAGCAAACTCGATAATAACCATGACGCCACCGAACCTAGAAAGAGTGAACATTGACCGTGGACAGCTTCTAGACAAAGGAGGCCCTAACTACAAGAGGTTCGACAAATCAAAGGGGCCAATAAGCCCGAGAGCCGTTGTCGGCGCCGACGAAACAGTGTCATGGTATACAGGCGACGAGCACGACGAATATGGCCATATTAGCGAGGATCCGGAGAACAGACTGAAGATGCACGAAGCGCGTATGAAGAAGCTAGAAATCGCTGATAAAGAGATACCGGTGGAGGAGAGGGCAAAACTGTACAGTTACGGTTCGGACTTCCTCCTTGTAGGATGGGGGAGCGTCAAAGGAGCAGCACTTGAAGCACTAGAGGTTCTGGCAAAAGAGGGGCTAAAGGGCTCATTTCTTCAAATAAGAGTGTTCGAGCCATTTCCTAGAGACTATGTTGCAAGAATACTCAACTCCTACCCAAGAAACAAGATTATCGCTATAGAGGCGAACTACACATCAATGGCAGCAAAGGTTATCACGATGAACACTGGTTTCATCATAGACCGTTTTGTGCTCAAGTGGACGGGGCGCCCCATTTACGTGGGCGAACTCGTGAATGCTGTTAAGAATATCCTTGAAGGTAGATCACGTAAAGAGGTGTTGAAATATGGAGCCTAA
- a CDS encoding RNA-binding protein has translation MSDTRNDYRILVAEHALGLLENIVRTRSIPGVIEWRKLEELIREARSLLMSIKYSFLPPRMLAEHEAVRKLQDLSKEISKILLPWDKLRTISLDKKAKMSIARAKYAIRILYGLPYRLVLGDENDPLYAVDIECVKILSVARHPNADKLYVTRAKGVLTYTIVTNIEGVKRDEIRAAAILPPVELRGEISEAMYCSDVINDPSCVGKRPKRELIDWKEVEKIIYEIVRG, from the coding sequence ATGAGTGATACTCGCAACGACTATCGGATCCTCGTAGCCGAGCATGCATTAGGGCTTTTGGAAAATATTGTGAGAACACGCAGTATACCTGGGGTTATTGAGTGGAGAAAGCTTGAAGAACTTATTCGCGAAGCCAGAAGCCTCCTAATGAGTATAAAATATAGCTTTCTGCCTCCACGGATGCTAGCAGAACATGAGGCTGTAAGAAAGCTGCAAGACTTATCAAAGGAAATAAGTAAGATTCTTTTGCCGTGGGATAAGTTACGCACAATAAGTCTTGATAAGAAAGCGAAAATGAGCATTGCACGCGCAAAATACGCTATTAGGATACTCTATGGGCTTCCATATAGGCTTGTACTAGGAGACGAAAACGACCCTCTATACGCGGTCGATATTGAGTGCGTAAAAATATTGAGCGTAGCTCGCCACCCGAATGCAGACAAACTCTATGTTACTCGTGCCAAGGGTGTTCTAACCTATACGATAGTGACCAATATAGAGGGTGTAAAGAGGGATGAGATAAGGGCAGCGGCCATACTGCCTCCAGTTGAGCTGCGTGGTGAGATTAGTGAGGCCATGTATTGTAGCGACGTGATTAATGACCCTAGTTGTGTCGGTAAAAGACCAAAACGAGAACTAATTGATTGGAAGGAGGTTGAAAAGATAATATACGAGATAGTGAGAGGCTAA
- a CDS encoding protein-tyrosine phosphatase family protein, whose protein sequence is MTFEWAPGLRIKWVRENRLAVSPMPRRGEEEEIANMFNTVVSLASPSEHVLSGGYDPRTLRNFNNTIKVIWRPIGEYNAPTLIDTVKIVKELVEPALVHCFRGCGRSAVIAASWLIDVEELSLPEALTEVSQRIGCGIETAPQLSVVEAYSLAKRANIVDKLREYDVDDPVPEYILLLALNLSMISRRDPVKEAIESIQGKTPLSEAASILSKHFEYSVARIASRKGMLEISVWIPRRAHPANARPFKESTEKVREEITELISNYIRERIEVLINVYRPEDVPWV, encoded by the coding sequence ATGACTTTCGAATGGGCTCCCGGTCTACGCATAAAATGGGTTCGTGAGAACAGGCTGGCAGTATCACCGATGCCTCGTAGAGGCGAGGAGGAGGAAATAGCAAATATGTTCAATACTGTGGTTTCACTTGCTTCGCCGAGCGAGCACGTGCTAAGCGGGGGGTATGATCCAAGAACTCTTAGAAACTTCAATAATACGATAAAAGTCATATGGAGGCCTATAGGAGAATATAATGCACCTACACTGATTGATACGGTAAAAATCGTTAAGGAACTCGTCGAGCCCGCTCTTGTACACTGTTTCAGAGGCTGTGGCCGTAGTGCAGTGATAGCTGCCTCATGGCTAATAGATGTTGAGGAGCTATCATTACCTGAAGCCTTGACAGAAGTAAGTCAACGCATAGGCTGTGGTATTGAGACTGCTCCTCAGCTTAGTGTTGTAGAGGCTTATTCTCTCGCAAAACGAGCCAATATAGTGGATAAACTCCGGGAATATGACGTTGATGACCCGGTGCCTGAATACATTCTCTTACTTGCCCTAAATTTGTCAATGATTAGTCGCCGCGATCCTGTTAAAGAGGCTATAGAATCTATTCAAGGTAAAACCCCGTTATCAGAGGCAGCGTCTATTCTTTCTAAGCACTTTGAATATAGTGTAGCACGCATAGCTTCAAGAAAGGGTATGCTCGAAATTAGTGTCTGGATTCCCCGTCGTGCGCATCCAGCGAATGCTAGACCGTTTAAGGAGAGTACTGAGAAGGTTAGGGAAGAAATTACTGAGCTAATATCCAACTATATTAGGGAAAGAATAGAGGTTTTGATAAATGTTTACCGGCCCGAAGACGTTCCATGGGTCTAG
- a CDS encoding metal ABC transporter permease codes for MRMLCVLTIVFASIMLYLFGSYIEWVPAFSLLAAGLLLGLVSPLIAARKLYFLAGAAPHSGLFAALGAIIVSYLIGIGVSNTYALYTLSIIIGVLAIYIAGYMVFKGVDPDIAASTLIAFTSSMSVVEAYYVKTSLPVPFDVLSVVFGDPLLVTSKELLVVIATLVFAVLVVVFTYHGQVYLGIDRDLAMLSGIELWAYDLALFTLLGALVVSLIRVVGFILEHILLLLPGAIASIYAKSSRDALVVSVLVSLIATSIGMLISLIIPIAPSGAIGLSMLGVYVVLILLKR; via the coding sequence ATGCGTATGCTTTGTGTACTAACCATTGTTTTCGCCTCTATTATGCTTTATTTATTTGGTAGTTATATCGAATGGGTGCCAGCTTTTTCCCTATTGGCTGCAGGATTGCTGCTCGGACTCGTATCCCCCCTCATTGCTGCTCGTAAGCTCTACTTTCTTGCAGGTGCAGCACCCCATTCAGGCCTCTTTGCAGCCCTTGGGGCAATTATAGTATCTTATCTCATTGGCATCGGGGTCTCCAATACTTACGCGTTGTACACTCTATCCATTATAATAGGTGTGCTTGCAATTTATATTGCAGGGTACATGGTGTTTAAGGGTGTTGACCCAGATATTGCGGCTTCAACTCTCATAGCATTTACTAGCTCTATGAGCGTAGTTGAAGCATATTATGTTAAGACAAGCCTTCCAGTACCATTCGATGTGCTCTCCGTAGTGTTCGGTGACCCCCTGCTAGTTACTAGCAAGGAACTCCTAGTCGTTATCGCGACCTTGGTTTTCGCCGTTCTTGTCGTCGTGTTTACTTATCACGGTCAAGTATATCTAGGCATAGATAGAGACCTTGCTATGCTTAGCGGTATAGAGCTCTGGGCCTATGATTTGGCACTGTTCACGCTTCTTGGTGCTCTTGTTGTCTCACTAATAAGGGTTGTTGGTTTTATTTTAGAACATATATTACTTTTGTTGCCCGGTGCAATAGCGTCTATATATGCTAAGAGTTCGAGGGATGCTCTTGTTGTATCAGTGCTTGTATCCCTTATAGCAACTTCGATAGGAATGCTCATAAGCCTCATTATTCCTATAGCGCCTTCGGGTGCAATCGGCCTTTCAATGCTTGGCGTATACGTTGTATTAATATTGTTAAAGAGGTAG
- the pyk gene encoding pyruvate kinase, with product MLGKITVYVKIIASIGPASSNPSIVERMVLLGVNGFRINFAHGDPSAWKKYVDTIREVENKTGTPLTIIGDLVGPSIRLGILEEPVLLNPEDRATIIYAEKSAGGDSKEIPLPLKRFFEVIDDGDVLVMDDGRIQLRVIRVEGVRAVVEALTPAKITSRKAIVVRGKEVDLPTLTQRDLEALSFAVSEGLDYIALSYVRSPRDLKVLKNLIREKGGDQHVAAKIETKSAIENLPQIVDEADLVVVARGDLGMNYGLEEIPLLQERIVEQSRRLGKPVIVATQVLESMVENPSPTRAEITDIYVAVSQGVDAIMLTGETSIGKYPIEAIRWLKRVLRRAEETISVKRYKPVEERWAYANSIVETAETMGAKAILIYSMHGTLPPKLATSRPKVRVVVGTNSAKIARRISLLWGLETLIIPAHSYEEGLRKLEEELCKRDELSIGDIVVKAYRLENENRMIIASLMECKK from the coding sequence ATGCTTGGTAAGATAACGGTGTACGTAAAGATCATCGCATCAATAGGCCCGGCCTCAAGCAATCCCTCAATAGTGGAGCGCATGGTTCTTCTAGGCGTTAATGGTTTCAGAATAAATTTTGCTCACGGAGACCCCTCTGCTTGGAAGAAGTATGTCGATACAATAAGGGAGGTCGAAAACAAAACCGGTACACCCCTAACGATTATAGGCGACCTAGTAGGGCCAAGCATTAGGCTCGGTATCTTGGAGGAACCTGTACTTCTTAATCCTGAAGATAGAGCCACAATAATCTATGCAGAGAAAAGTGCTGGCGGCGACTCTAAAGAGATACCGCTTCCCCTGAAGCGCTTCTTTGAAGTAATAGACGATGGAGACGTGCTTGTGATGGACGATGGCAGAATCCAGCTACGTGTCATTAGAGTTGAGGGAGTAAGAGCAGTTGTTGAGGCCCTTACACCAGCAAAGATAACTTCAAGGAAAGCTATCGTTGTAAGAGGCAAAGAAGTTGACTTGCCTACTCTGACTCAAAGGGACCTCGAGGCACTTTCATTCGCAGTAAGCGAGGGACTTGATTACATTGCATTGAGTTATGTCCGTAGTCCGCGCGATCTAAAGGTGCTGAAGAACCTTATCCGAGAAAAAGGAGGCGACCAACATGTCGCAGCAAAAATAGAAACCAAAAGCGCTATAGAAAATCTTCCTCAAATAGTAGACGAGGCTGACCTCGTAGTGGTTGCTCGCGGAGACCTAGGAATGAATTATGGACTTGAAGAAATACCGTTGTTGCAAGAGAGGATTGTTGAGCAATCAAGGAGGCTCGGCAAACCCGTAATTGTTGCGACACAAGTTCTTGAAAGCATGGTCGAAAACCCTAGTCCTACCCGTGCAGAAATAACTGATATTTACGTAGCAGTTAGCCAAGGCGTAGATGCGATCATGCTTACCGGAGAGACATCTATTGGAAAGTATCCCATAGAAGCAATTAGGTGGCTCAAACGAGTATTAAGACGCGCTGAGGAAACAATTTCTGTTAAGAGGTATAAACCCGTTGAGGAACGATGGGCGTATGCCAATAGTATTGTTGAGACAGCAGAAACCATGGGAGCTAAAGCAATACTAATCTACTCAATGCATGGTACTCTCCCACCTAAGCTAGCAACATCTAGACCAAAGGTACGCGTAGTAGTTGGGACAAATAGTGCAAAGATTGCACGCCGCATATCACTGCTCTGGGGGCTTGAAACGCTAATAATTCCCGCTCATAGCTATGAGGAAGGGCTTAGAAAGCTAGAAGAAGAGCTCTGTAAGAGGGATGAGCTATCAATAGGCGACATAGTGGTAAAGGCTTATCGCTTAGAGAATGAAAACAGAATGATCATTGCAAGCCTAATGGAGTGCAAAAAATAA
- a CDS encoding class II SORL domain-containing protein, which produces MAKKFGELIYTKETGGPVATKAESHTPKLEAPDKVKKGEPFTVKVKVGPHPNEPQHSIRRIELWFYEEGRTFNPIRLASIELEPVYAEPEVTITIKLQKSGTIYALAYCNLHGVWEERKDITVEE; this is translated from the coding sequence ATGGCAAAGAAATTCGGCGAACTCATATATACAAAGGAGACCGGCGGCCCTGTAGCTACAAAGGCCGAGAGCCACACACCCAAGCTTGAAGCACCAGACAAGGTGAAGAAGGGAGAACCCTTCACAGTAAAAGTAAAGGTAGGCCCTCATCCAAACGAGCCACAGCACTCAATACGCCGCATAGAGCTATGGTTCTACGAAGAGGGTAGAACATTCAACCCGATAAGGCTTGCAAGCATTGAGCTAGAACCCGTTTACGCCGAGCCAGAGGTAACGATTACAATAAAGCTCCAGAAAAGCGGAACAATCTATGCACTCGCTTACTGTAACCTACACGGTGTATGGGAAGAGAGAAAAGACATAACAGTTGAGGAGTAA